Genomic window (Neoarius graeffei isolate fNeoGra1 chromosome 13, fNeoGra1.pri, whole genome shotgun sequence):
acgaggtaccagcagatagcatgcaccttttgatctaagtaggcgtagcgggtcataaaggaccaaaagtttgctcaggtactgcggcgtgagaccattcagtgctttaaaggtcattaatattttataatcaatgcgaaATTTGATTAGGAGCAGTGCAGTGTGGAGAAGacgggggtgatgtggtcatatcttctagttctagtaaggactttcACTGCTGCATTCTGTTTGGGCTCAAGGTCTGTTGAGCTTGTCTAGTACACCTACTAGAACATCCagatagtaaggcattacaataatccaagctAGAGAAAAGAAAGACTGACCAACCCTACTGGGAGAAACTGAATCACAATGCCAAACACTTACCAACAGTGAAAGACTGGATTAGAGCCTCCACTCGCATACCCAGACACTGTGATCTTGTTTTTGGACCAAGTGCATTCACTTTGTACGAGTTTAGAAGTTACAGATCCCTAGAAGCTTGTGAagagttttttagtgtctgtgtgGAAGATCTGCTAATTCACAAGCCGGCAGCTGCGAGAGCGCATTCACGTAAAGGTAAAGTGTTACTGCTCTTTatagactgattgattgattattagcCAAACTAAAAGCAttcggctgtgtggttattttattGAGTCATAGGCAGTATGTCTAATTAGTCACATtattaataataagttacatATCTGTAGTGTCACAAGCTGTAGTGGTCTCGGGCACTACTGAGTTGCTGATGTTTTCTTTCTAAAAACTGAGCTAAGTGAGCTGTAACAAACTATAGGCTAATGGCACACAAGAAGATTATAAGAGCTCTTAGATTTTCagcaatttggtcacattttatgtATAAAAAAATAACGTTCCACTATATTCAGTGAGTGATAATTCTTTGAGAGTGATGGTGATGTGTTTTGGGGGAAGGGGGATTGTGTATTTCATTGTTTCTTATGATAGGGACACCACAACTTTGATatactgccccctatttgtttggAGTGCAGAGTATGACTTcacccataccccttttccaccaaatcagttccagggctggttcggagccagtgctggttcacaactcgttcaacttgcgagccagctgagaaccagtttgcttttccatcgcttgcggtgctaagagaagacgcgtcattatgtcactgtatacgtcagttacgtcgctacgtttgcataaaccttggcgcgaatatcgaagcaacaacaataataatggatgacttcgcgtttgtacagttgctgcttctcatcgcttaaaaatggcgatttttcgcagtcttgttattgttgtcggtcttaacaactccgcccccccgctgacgtaagcggttctttcctctggcccagcagagagttggtgctagcctggaaccggtttttctggccccagagccagttctttgtcagtggaaacagaaaacctggttccaaactaagcactggccccgaaccagccctggaactgctttggtggaaaaggggcaccagtGGCCAATTCTTACACATAGCACCTTTAATGACCATCACTTGTTTACATATAGCTTACATACATACACTGTTACAATATACATTAAAGTACAGTACATACTTCAGTGTTAATACAACATTAACAAAGTAACTAACATTTTATTCGttggtttatattttggtttattaaaaaaaaaaacctcaaagtgaaacaATCAACACCTTAATGAACATGCTCATGGTTGTTGGATTAATTGGACTGAAAAAAATTCAGAACTGTGCCTGAAAAATATTTAGTTTTAATATTTCCACATGGAGACCAGAGTTCAGTGCACCATCACTAAGGAACATGCTGTAATGGGAATTTAGATGGATTTGTAGTCATGAATTtaataaacacaaaatgacaggTATAGTGAACATTAAGACATATCAATTAATACATGTGCTCACTGCCATCACATGATGCGATGTCTTTTTTTCTGTAACCAGAGACAGCAGGTGATAATGACAGAAGTTTGGGCGCGTCAGCACAAAGAGATTCATTTCTCATCCATGCATCCAGGCTGGGCCgacacaccaggtgtgtgtgtgtgtgtgtgtgtgtgtgtgtgttttataattGAATTTCTCaccacatgaatagcaaaaaggtGAAAAATTTGCTTCAGCCCAAACAAAttaacattacagaaaaaaaaacattaacctGCTAGGAGCACACAGGCTCTATCTGTCTGACTGactgtctctctccctttctccatTTGACCGTGTAGCGGTGCAATCATCCATGCCGGATTTTCACGCCAGAATGAAGCACAAACTGCGAACAGAAGCACAAGGAGCCGACACCGTGGTGTGGTTATCCATCTCTGACGCAGCACTGAAACATCCCAGCGGCCTCTTCTTCCAAGGTGAAGAAAAGCTCTTTTTATTCACTTCATTCTTAACACGATGACATGTTATTAAGAGCACAAAACAAGTCTAGTTTTAGGTGTACGAGATCCTTTTAAATATTTTCACCATTTATTTCATTCTGATATCACATGTTCCTAACACACACTGAACAGCAGTAAATACAACTATTCTTCAACTGCAAGTAACAGTCTACCTTCTGTAGATCATTCAGAAAGGAACAATTATGTACAAAATGTTATTTATAGCAGTATCTCGTTTGTCAATTCTGAGCTGAATCTGTACAACTGCACCAACCATCAGTACATTTGGTGAGTTAAAAGCAGATGAACAGCATCTTTTAAATAACACTGTTTAACACTGCTGTTAAATAACGCTGTTTGCTGAtttgtagtgctgtcaagcgataaaaatatttaatcgcgattaatgtcgcgactgtcatagttaactcgcgattaatcgcaatttaatcgcacatttgtcatatgaaaaaacattgtaattctcttatcagcataaagtgaacgggcttgctcaccgttcgaactacgggggtactcgggggatccgagatcccctgaaacagacatgagatcccttgaaaacatgatttgggaaatgttgggggggggtcctctaaaatattggcaaaatgatgtttattgacatagcaatcgtgtgtaacgggaagcatttgcatatccgaagtgagcgcgcgatggagagccgcgctctgagacaagcgcaagcacccccaagggaaaaaaaagggaccccctgaaaatatcggcatagtttgaacactggttgtaccaatgtttttttttttttgattgcagagcataacacgtcttgtcacagccactgcaaagtggggctggagccgccgatgggaaaacgaaacctaaaccgagcaccgtggctcttcgggggagggcagaggactctggctgtgcagggcgtggcatcatgtcacagagcgttaatctcgcgataaaaaaaaaattatcgctgttaaaattgagtcaagttaacgcgttaataacgcaacatttttgacggCACTACTGATTTGTATAGCTACGCTAGAGATATAAAGCCAAAATGTCATCATTAAATGGCTTTGTGAACAACCCAGATGAGTGTATAGCTCTATTAAAGAAAATGAGGATgaccaggggtggcacggtggtgtagtggttagcgctgtcgcctcacagcaagaaggtccgggttcaagccctgtggccggcgagggcctttctgtgcggagtttgcatgttctccatgtctgcctgggtttcctccaggtgctccggtttcccccacagtccaaagacatgcaggttaggataattgatggctctaaattgaccgtaggtgtgaatgtgagtgtgaatggttgtctgtgtctatgtgtcagccctgcgataacctggtgacttgtccagggtgtaccccgcctttcgcccgtagtcagctgggataggctccagcttgcctgcgaccctgtagaacaggataaagcggctagagataatgagatgttttggTTTTAGCGTCTGTTAGGTCAGCCCTGCCGAtgctgttcagccgtgctcgtctccgtactaagcctcagagtttcctcaccctctttccgaatcacggatggaattctaaaaaaattggaacgtgccacggtcatgagcactgttgtgaccacaaccatatacagcacaaagatatagcATAGctcaaagaatgcttaaagcagtggaaaaacaagagttgcgcacgcgtggctTTTGCATGGAGtgtcacttgaccccgcattCACATATCCACCAACATCcatgtttctattttgctttgatgtcacttgcaagtcaaggataggtgGCTTTTAGAAGAGCAGAGCATCGCTCACTCTGAGATCTTAGTCATGAGAGAAATCTGGAGATGGAGAAAGGCAGTTTCTTATGAATGCATGGTTTCTCTGACTGCAGACAGAACCCCAGTGGCCACACACCTGCCTCTAGCCTTCACCAGGTCCTGCTCCTCTGAAGAGGACGAGCTCATGACCACGCTGGAGAAACTCAGCACAGGCTTCAAACCACATCTTACTTCAGGTGTTTGAAGAACATCAAACACTTGGCTGGATACAAACAGAGTCCATGTTCACCATCGGTCATCAAAACtaattccatttttatttctCAAGCAAGTTTCACTAATAACAGAGGATTAAAAATTAGCCTGTGGTTTGTATGAAATGTTCCTTCACAGATCTGCAGCAATGTTAAAGCTGTGATGATTCCTCACAACTAAATTCACTTCATTTATTTTTCTGTCTAGTGCCTTGATTACAATAATGATTAAAAACTAACTACATTAACAAAAACTCACTTCTCAGCAAACCTATAAACTAATGTGAAGCTGTTTATTTTGAGTTAACACACTGTATATCTTGCTTGGATTATTGGGAAAACTCACATGCTGTTGTAAAGAcagaacagattttgtaatgaatATTTTACGAGAACAAAAATAAAGTTTGAGTTGTCTTCAGATTTATCTTGCTTTTtaattatatataaaattttatttctggaaagaagcaaaattatctgcaaaTAGAATTAAATTTAAAGCTTGAACTTAAAGGGTCTAGAAATAAGTTTAATAATTTTAGTTTTCTGAGATCTTAGGAAATCCTTGATAAATTAGACGATATTCAAGATATTTCTCACTTGCAGTCATTTTTCTGCATTCTATGTAATCCATGTTCTTATTTTAATCTAAAATTACATATCTGCATTTATAAgcctagaccaggggtgggcaattattttttccatggggccacatgagaaacaaattttgtggagggccggaccaaaaggctgaactaaattctgcatattaattgtatttctttatataaagcaataaataacattgtttttacaagctgctaagagcatggaaaaaacgaggttgccttacagaaAAATGGTCATTTATTCAatgaaatttcccaaaacaatggttaacaaaatgtgaacgtttgtaccttttttttttttttcagtcacattcaccccaaaacacaaaggacatcacaatattgtctttctactccaaatatcaagcaagatgcatcatattataataatgatgcccacatttgtagtttaaccacctcatttggtgcttttcgccggagatcggctccggcgcctgctggtgacgtcacacgatgtgactggctggaccgtttgaaggatgacgtacaagtttgtggttggtctggacaaattacagaagtagttatcgcgggattaggttttgtgggatttcatgtcgcgcgcattgcgtttttgttgaacacaacttcaaaataaaagcactgcacattcagtccatgcatgaggtaaaattagaaaatacgtttttgtaatttctcattaaccttacgcgggccggtcagaatgaaccaaagggccggatgcggcccgtgggccgtaaaatgcccaggtctggcctAGATGCTGCTGGTCAGTTTatccagtagggctgtaacgatatgtgtatcgaaatcgcgatacgcagagccacgatccgtatcgcgatacaagaaggcagaatcgcggtacaccctttcaaacttctcctcatccCAAAAACAGAGGCACTTCCAAACTTcagtttatgaatactttactttttatttaaattacattttaaacttacttaaattacttgtttttaaaaatatctattagtaagtcgttttttcgccgacctgcgacaatcttctgcgagtcacgcaacgtccacactcgctactggcagagcattcatttcttttaagcggtcgccattctggttgcgatgcGGGGAGCAAATctataaacaagcagctcattggctggctaggtgtgccacaagccaatcacaatcacttgaccggaaaggcatgcagtgttgccagattgggcaggtttaggtgctttttggctggttttgaacatattttgggatggaaaacgttagcaatatctggcaacactgaaggcatgtctgcttgggcggaagccttctgcggcagttacattttgacacgcgagcaacgtttcaccataaaaattccgtaatttccatctgttttccgcgatcacagaaaaatcattggccctatgagagtgagacagtgagagccacccccccaaaaaaaaaaaaaaatcttaacggatttacacgatttggaaaaatgactttttcagaaccgaaaaaaaaaacagagcttccggctcaacagtattattttgagaaataaaacaatctttggatatacatttgttcatttttgcatacatattactcattctctgcagtggtctgaattatttgttattaaatagttaatgtaagtaagtaaatgttaataagtcaaatttactacttaaaaaaaaaatttaaaaaaaaaaatcgtgggcgtatcgaatcgtgggtcaaaaatcgcgatacgaatcgaatcgtgagttgggtgtatcgttacagccctatgaGCGAGTCCGTGTCCACTGGAGACTCACTCTCCTCGtcctggctgacagaagtggaacctgatgtgctcTTCTGTTATCattcatccacctcaaggttgtgttgtgtgttctgagatgcttttctgctcaacactgtTGTAAAAAGCGAGTTCCTGTTAGTTCAATCCCTCACCAACAAGGAAATTCCACACGGAACTACTGctcacaggatttttttttttctaaaacacaccattctgtgtgaaactctcgagactgtaggAAACAGTGTGTGAAATTCCCAGATCAGTAGTTTCTGTtcctatataaaaaaaaagtttgatcatTTCCCCCCACCCATGCAAAAGAATTACATTAAAATCTATAAATCAccttgtttatttttttgtgatttttttttcctccacataTAAAGACGTGCAAATACAAGCTTTTTTGAAAACATGAGAATgtgtggggtaaaaaaaaaaaaaaaaaaaaaagtacaatcttCAAGGACATTGTAATGTTCACAAATAGTACAAGTATTTACAGAACAGTGAGGACTGACCCACCAGAACATGACTACACCTGTACACACACCCACGCCTTGGGCGTCTTCTCCACCCTCTGTTAGTGCTACACTGTCAAGGTCCTTGTTTCTCCATGGTGTACCGGTACATCCTCTGCAGTGAGTGCTGTAGTGATCTTCAGGACACCACAGGTGTCATGTCCcatagctacacacacacacacacacacacacgttaattaTACAATTCGATATTCAAACTTCATTTACTGGTCACAGACACAATGACTCCACCGATTATTATTCAAAAGTCACATGCACCAATATTTCTAACCAGAGAATGTTCTAGCACAGAGGAAAACTTTACCACAGAAACACGAGCATATGCTGACGAAAGAGACCAATCTCTCTTCTAGCTGTATGCCAAATTAGTGTGAAAACAGCTAGGTCTGATCGCTATGTAATAACTCGCAGCACCTCCATTTTTTCCTGATCAAAAGAGACCAAAGTCCTGCCTTCTTGTTTTCTATTGGCTGAGGTCAGAGTTCAAGATAGTGAAAAAGTGTAGCAGATAAATTATACTGATGTCACAATCCACATTTCTGGGTTAGTATGATACCGTTtcatattaggttttttttttttttttaaatacaaactgATTGGAAGTAGGTGATTAGATGCTAACATTTTGTACTGAACCTTTAAAACAGAGGAAGTGCAAATGAAAAGAATGCGTTTCCCATCCCTCCCCTGCACGTTAAATAATTTGTTTTTGTAGCTAATAAACTAAAATAGAAATTAAACTAAAAAGTGTAGAGCACTGTTTTGCTGAACAtttcttaaaggacccatggcatggtggtttgttgatgctttaaacgggctcgtggaggtttccggatgttatatccgcagcctttctcgaaatgaaccctcggcacgtagatatagcctcctgggagaaagccccatttcagcgcttttcccagtgcgtcgttttgctaatgagaagcaggagagggggaagggtagagggtgggggcgggtcttatcattaatattcatgacatgtaaacgtgttacctctgattggctaacagcactgtgacgctacctccagtgggtcagaacaagcggatgtgggtgtcttactatggcgagagagaaggaacaaagcgaagggaaaaataccgcgcgctgacgtcattaaggtgcgacgcgaggaaataaaataaattcaacaaatgtttgggtttttactgaacaaacaaacaaataaaatgaacgagtgacttaaaaaaaaaatgtgggtgtctttgtaaaaactgttttgattggctattataacagagcatgctgcatgctttttggttttgtagcgcagagtacctggctaactgcaggaagcggttagctgcacagctaatgtagccattgcaaggctaacgcaccgattttaaaacacggcaaaacgacttaacagttatacacttactcgttcggtgtttgtggctgatgcggcagggatgcttggtacggacccaggcctcagtgacagttgatgtgcaaaacctgccctgtactgtcccaagttgtggaaacattcatcaggaaaatgcgtccgacaaacatacaccgtcttaggtagactcgacggcgtattattggagtaaataaaattaagccactgcgtcttcaggggctctcccgtcggcagtaaaaacagactcctttctgtgttgtcacatccatgtacagcgcaacttcatgtttggtggcaacttttgagctgggcgggcaatccatacagtgggtgggaatccagagggggggcgtgggggatcatctcccttgctgacgtaggcaagggaagagagtttatcaacgcaccgttttggcgcgccattctcaaatgttgggcatagtttggtttacacattatgaaatttctagccactggggtgacttaaggtcagaggaactcattttaacgttaaaaaaacctcagaaagtgaaaatttcatgccatgggacctttaacatctACAGCAGTGTATACCGCGAAGTATGTGTGTAATGAAAATATCTTTGAGAAGTGGAATGTTATTTATATCTTATAGCCCTACAAAACACACATGCTCCTCttttctgtgtgcgtgtgtgtgtacacaaaccTTGATAACCCTGTCCGTCCCGGAGGTCAGCAACCAGCTCCTGGTCGGCTCATAGTGAACATACATAACAGTATGTTTACTGTCATGGAATGTTGCTGTGGGTGCTCGCCtgaccaaaaaaataaataaaagtttttaaaaaataaaataaaaagcaataCTTGTTTTCTGGTTTTTAAACAAACATTCTCAGTTGTGTTCTGAAAATAGCACAGTTTTCACTGACAAATTATTAGACACAccgctgtggtcagaagtttacacacagacagacattcaTGTCACGGCAACATCCCAATTTCTTTGAAgtgctctttttctgtggcacaACAATCACAACATCtttaatagggggaaaaaaatccataaATTTGAGTTtagtttgggttttctgaaatcaacagggTCAATATTATCCATACAGCCACCTAATATTTGGCTAAATGTCCCTTTGCAGggttcaccttgaccagatgcttttgttCGCCATCAACAATCTTGAGTCAGAATTCTGGTTGGTCCACTCTTCTTGGGAGAATCGGTACAGTTTCGTTAAATTTGTGCATTTCCTGGAACTGActtgacttttaagcacagtccacatattttcgatAGTGTTGAGGTCAGGACTAATTTAAAGCTTAgtgttatcctccacaaccagctctgctgTGTGTTTGGGTCATTGTTCTGTTAGAACACACAACTGTGTCCACGTTCCTGATGGTTTAAGGTTatgttgaagaattctgaggttcttcatgattccatccactttgtgcagcgcaccagttccactggcagcaaaccgGCTCCAGAgcctgatactatcaccaccgtgcttaacagttggtacagtgaaCCGTTGGtccttgtggccaaacaacttcaagctttctctcatcggaccataaaaactttcctccagaaggatttctctttgtccatgtggtcagttgcaaactttagtcaaGGTTGAAAGTTTAGATTTTGgaccaggggcttctttcttggacggcAGCCTCTCAGTTCATGGTGTAAAACTCGCATGActagacagtgttccagcagcttccagttcatggcaggtctgtgccttggtggttcatgGGTTattctgaccatctgaaccaatttcctctcatctgAGGGGGACAGTTTGGATCTTCAAGCAAAGTGGTTCTACCTCCCATTAACTTGTACTtacatacagttgtttgaactgatgatcttggaatctgcagtgatttagaaatggctctagggccaagtttacattagccggtatctgtctcgttttcttcgcggatgcactgtccgtttacattaaaacgcctggaaacgggaatccgccagggtccacgtattcaatccagatcgtatctgatcaggtgctgtgtaaacattgagaatacgcggatacgctatgctgagctctagctggcgtcgtcattggacaacgtcactgtgacatccaccttcctgattcgctggcgttggtcatgtgacgcgactgctgaaaaacggcgcggacttccaccttgtatcacctttcattaaagagtataaaagtatgaaaatactgcaaatactgatgcaaatactgcccattgtgtagttatgatggtctttaggcttgccatcctaccacttgcaagtggtgagtgacttgcgcacagcggctcagtcctgaatcactgctcgtgcactacactcgcgcgctctgtgagctgcacagggccggagtgcgcaccctccagagggaactcgctgttcagggcggagtgatttggagcgcagccgctgaggaggaagcgatgagccgcactgacacattt
Coding sequences:
- the dhrs12 gene encoding dehydrogenase/reductase SDR family member 12 isoform X5, whose product is MSNPRGLWEFADSFSQNHSVHVLINNAGCMVNQREVTEDGLEKNFATNTLGTFILTTALIPVLKKSQDPRVITVSSGGMLVQKLSLDDLQFEKGTFDGTMAYAQNKRQQVIMTEVWARQHKEIHFSSMHPGWADTPAVQSSMPDFHARMKHKLRTEAQGADTVVWLSISDAALKHPSGLFFQDRTPVATHLPLAFTRSCSSEEDELMTTLEKLSTGFKPHLTSGV